The Clostridiaceae bacterium HFYG-1003 genome includes a window with the following:
- a CDS encoding UvrB/UvrC motif-containing protein has translation MPTAKEGVRLENNLFHSRDQESLGKVCPRCGTTFEEYRRTGLLGCPVCYRFFRDQLIPSIRKVQFTLQHEGKFPASTTPESRSRRRITLLRQDLSEAVLTENFERAATLRDEINALTELLNQEVSHDG, from the coding sequence GTGCCAACTGCGAAGGAGGGGGTCAGACTGGAAAATAATCTGTTTCATTCAAGGGATCAGGAATCCCTCGGCAAGGTGTGTCCGCGATGCGGCACAACCTTTGAAGAATATCGGCGAACCGGTCTGCTGGGCTGTCCGGTCTGCTATCGCTTTTTTCGGGATCAGCTGATTCCGTCCATTCGCAAAGTTCAGTTTACGCTCCAGCATGAGGGGAAGTTTCCGGCTTCTACCACTCCGGAATCCAGGTCCCGGCGCCGGATTACCCTGCTGCGGCAGGATCTGTCCGAGGCGGTTCTGACAGAGAATTTCGAACGGGCAGCGACGCTGCGCGATGAGATCAACGCCCTGACGGAACTGCTGAATCAGGAGGTGTCCCATGACGGATAA
- a CDS encoding ATP--guanido phosphotransferase yields the protein MTDKLKLKLSSRIRLARNLSQYQFPHRLDQKNARELVHLVEEAFYVSKPLAEGFRTRLLWEERGLDLLFWFEKHLVSSKLIDHADIGAFICNQTEDVSLMINEEDHIRLQTMSSRKGLKELYEEAEQLDTVLEEKLNWAFDNQLGYLTACPTNLGTALRASVMVHLPALTMQDRIGLIAQKLAQMGMTIRGIYGEGSQAEGNIYQISNEVTLGISEEFILKNIEETIDSILVMEAAEQTKLIESRGDETRDGIYRSIGVLSQARLMSSKEALERLSTVRLGIEAGIIHELTTAAVDEMIIRVQTGNLHRQLGLTELMPEKDRDLLRATILRNEMKRRLS from the coding sequence ATGACGGATAAATTAAAGCTGAAACTGTCCTCCCGGATTCGGCTGGCCAGAAATCTGAGCCAGTATCAGTTTCCTCACCGCCTGGATCAGAAAAACGCCAGAGAGCTGGTTCACCTGGTGGAGGAGGCATTCTATGTCTCCAAGCCACTGGCTGAAGGGTTCCGGACGAGGCTTCTGTGGGAGGAGAGGGGACTGGATCTTCTGTTCTGGTTTGAAAAGCATCTGGTCTCATCCAAGCTCATTGACCATGCCGACATCGGCGCGTTCATCTGCAACCAGACGGAGGATGTATCGCTGATGATCAATGAAGAAGATCATATCCGGCTGCAGACCATGTCTTCCCGCAAAGGGCTCAAAGAACTCTATGAAGAAGCCGAACAGCTGGATACGGTACTTGAAGAAAAGCTGAACTGGGCCTTTGACAACCAGCTGGGTTACCTGACGGCCTGTCCCACCAATCTGGGGACAGCGCTGCGGGCCTCGGTGATGGTTCATCTGCCGGCTCTGACCATGCAGGACCGAATCGGGCTGATCGCTCAGAAACTGGCCCAGATGGGCATGACCATCCGGGGCATCTATGGCGAAGGCTCCCAGGCCGAGGGGAACATCTATCAGATTTCCAATGAGGTGACACTCGGCATATCGGAAGAATTCATCCTGAAGAACATCGAGGAAACCATTGACAGTATCCTCGTGATGGAAGCCGCGGAGCAGACCAAGCTGATCGAAAGCAGGGGAGATGAGACCAGAGATGGCATCTACCGCTCCATCGGAGTGCTGTCCCAGGCTCGACTGATGAGTTCGAAGGAAGCCCTGGAGCGGTTATCCACCGTTCGCCTGGGGATTGAAGCTGGAATTATTCACGAACTGACTACTGCCGCAGTGGATGAGATGATCATCCGGGTCCAGACCGGAAACCTGCACCGCCAGCTGGGGCTGACGGAGCTGATGCCGGAAAAGGACCGGGATCTGCTGCGAGCGACGATATTGCGAAATGAAATGAAAAGGAGGCTGTCCTGA